The stretch of DNA TTCCATCGAGGAACTCAAACCCGACTGCGTCGTCGTCTCCTCACACAAGCGAATCCTGACCCCGTCAACCCTGGCGAAATGCCGGTTCATCAACGTCCACTACGCTCCCCTGCCGAAATATCGAGGGCGAGCCAACGTCAACTGGGCCCTCATCAACGGCGAGCAATTCGCCGCGATCACCATCCACACGATCAGCCCCGGTCTCGATGAAGGGAACATCCTGTTTCAGGAGTCAATCGAGATTGGTGAGTCGGACGACGTTACGAGCCTTTACGAGCGGCTCAACGCGATCCAGCGCAAGGCACTGGCGATGACCGTCCTCCGCCACCTTGACGGCCACAATGGCATTCCGCAGGATCATCAAAAAGCCACTTATGGCTGCACACGGATCCCCGACGACGGCGAGATCGACTGGACCCGGCCGGCCTCGGAGATTCATCGGCTGATTCGTGCCCTAACCTCGCCATTCCCCGGGGCCTTCACCTATCATGAGGGGTGTAGGCTCTGGATCCGTCGGGCCGAATTGGTGGCCGATCCACCGCGATTCGACGGCCGAGTGCCGGGCAGGGTCGCCTCGATCTCTCAAAGGTCCGGCTCAGTTGACGTTCTGGCCGGCGAGGGACTGATCCGATTGCTCGAAGTCCAGCGCGAGGAAGACGCTGCCGAACCGGCCTCGAACGTACTCCGCTCCGTTCGAGAAACCCTCGGCCTGCGAACCTCCGATCTCCTGGCGCGAATTGATCGGCTGGAACGGCTGCTCAGCTCAAAGGGTCTGCTCTGATCGGGAGCGAATCGAGGATCACTCATCGTTTGAGGTCGATCCGGACCACTTCAACCCGGCGAACTAGGGGCATCATGGATCCCATCCTCACCGTTCAGGGTCTCTCCAAGGCTTACACGATCGGCACCCAGCTCAGCGGGCACGATCGCTACCGGACGGTCCGCGAATCCATCAGCGAGAGCGTCTCGGCCACCTGGACCGGGCTGCGCCGGAGGTTGACGACCAGGTGCCCGGCGGGCGACGGGTTGGGCTGGAACTCGCGGAACGTCGAGAAGTTCTGGGCTCTGAACGATGTTTCCTTCGAGGTCCAGCCGGGCGAGGTGGTCGGCATTGTCGGCCGAAACGGAGCGGGTAAGTCGACACTCCTGAAGGTCCTCAGCCGGATCACCGAGCCGACCAAGGGGCGGGTCGAGATGAACGGGCGGGTCGGGAGTCTGCTGGAGGTCGGGACCGGCTTCCACCCCGAGCTGACCGGTCGTGAGAACATCTTTCTCAACGGGGCGATCCTGGGGATGTCGCGCAAGGACATCCTCCGGAATTTCGATGCGATCGTGGCCTTCTCGGAGATCGAGAAGTTCCTCGACACGCCGGTGAAGCGCTACTCGAGCGGGATGTACGTCCGCCTGGCCTTCGCGGTCGCCTCGCATCTGGAACCGGAGATCCTGGTCGTCGACGAGGTGCTCGCCGTCGGCGATGCCGCATTCCAGAAGAAGTGTCTCAACAAGATGGACCAGGTCAGCCGGAGCGGCCGGACGGTCCTCTTCGTCAGCCACACGATGTCGGCCATCAAGTCGCTCTGCACCCGGGCCTTGCTGATCGAGGGGGGTCGGGTGGCGCTCGACGGCAACGTCGATGAGGTGGTCAACCACCACCTCGCCGCCTCGGCCGAATCGGCCCGAACCGGCGTGATCCCCGAGAACGCCGTGCGACAGAACGACGTGAAGGACCAAGCTCGGTTCCGCTCGGTCAAGCTCACCACGGCCAGCGGCGACGCCGTCGCGCAAGTCTACTTTGGGCAGAAATTCCGGGTCACCTTCGTCTGTGAGGTCTTGCGGCGAATCGAGCAGGCCATTTTCGAGGTCAGCATCAGTACGCTCGACGGCACCCAGGTGACCTACTCGACAACCCTCGACGGCGAGCAGGGGCCAATCAGCTTGTCCGAAGGGCTGCACGAGGTCTCGGCCGAAATCGATATCATGCTCTTGCCCAGGGATTACACGATCGACCTGGGTGTGCATCACCTCGACGGGACAACCGTCGACCTGGTGCGCCGGACTTACGATTTCACCGTGCTCCGGGTCGCGGAGTACGGCAATGACCATTACCCCTGGCCTCGAACTCGAGGTATGGTCCGAGCCCAGACCGAATGGGAGCTGGAGGGCTCGACAGCCGGGACGCCCACCAGATCGGCGGGCTAACCAGCCGTTAGTCGGGCGAGACGGCTGAGTTGACCGGGCCGGGCCGGATCGGATCGCGATCCTCTACCAGCCGCCGCGATCAGTCGCAAGGTAAGTCCCGCCAGCCAGGAACGCGAATGATGAGTCAAGTAGATGTGTTCGTGCCTTGCTATAATTATGGTCGTTATTTGCGCGGGTGTGTCGAGAGTATTCTCGAGCAGGAAGGTGTGCAGGTTCGTGTTGTGATTCTCGACGACTGTTCCTCAGACGATTCGTCCGATGTCGGGCAAGCGTTAGCCGAAGCGGATCAGCGGGTCGAGTATCGACGGCACTCGGTCAACCTCGGCCATATCGCCACCTATAACGAGGGGATCGATTGGGCCGAAGGAGATTATACCTTGCTTCTCTCGGCCGACGATCAGTTAACCCCCGGCGCTCTGGCCCGAGCCGCCGGTCTGATGGACCGCAACCCCGAGGTCGGATTCACCTATGGTCGGGTCATCAAAACCGAAGATCCTCAACGAGAAACAAGAATTATAGATAATTACTATGAATCAAAAACCATAAAAGGAAACGAGTTCATCGAACTCTGCTGTCAAGGCACCTCGTACGGTGAGAACATCGTGCCGACTCCGACGGCCGTGGTGCGCACCACGCTGCAAAAGCAACTCGGCGGCTATCGAAAAGAATTACCGCATACCGGCGACTTCGAGATGTGGCTTCGGTTCGCCGCTCACGCTGAGGTCGGCAAGGTCGAGGTCGAGCAGGCCTACTATCGCTTTCATACGAACAACATGTTTCGTGACTACATAGGTGTCAAGGACATTCAGCAGCGGATTGAGGCCTGGGACACGCTCTTCCGTGAGTACGGCGATCGGCTCGAGCAGCACGATCGGCTCCGGAGGCTGTCGAGGCGTCGGACCGCCGAGGCGGTCTTCTGGCAAGCCAGCGACGTGTTCGCCCAGGGCGATTCGGCGAACTGCCAGACTCTGCTCGACTTCGCGCTGTCGATCGACCCGACGCTCAAGGACTGGTCGTCCTGGCATCGGCTCCGGATCAA from Isosphaeraceae bacterium EP7 encodes:
- a CDS encoding methionyl-tRNA formyltransferase, whose amino-acid sequence is MPFESNFRRTRVLQLGSGLTALSALESLVERFEVVGLVREHHPETAKDDPTIRLAQSLEITVLSDASAGAIVRSIEELKPDCVVVSSHKRILTPSTLAKCRFINVHYAPLPKYRGRANVNWALINGEQFAAITIHTISPGLDEGNILFQESIEIGESDDVTSLYERLNAIQRKALAMTVLRHLDGHNGIPQDHQKATYGCTRIPDDGEIDWTRPASEIHRLIRALTSPFPGAFTYHEGCRLWIRRAELVADPPRFDGRVPGRVASISQRSGSVDVLAGEGLIRLLEVQREEDAAEPASNVLRSVRETLGLRTSDLLARIDRLERLLSSKGLL
- a CDS encoding ABC transporter ATP-binding protein; translated protein: MDPILTVQGLSKAYTIGTQLSGHDRYRTVRESISESVSATWTGLRRRLTTRCPAGDGLGWNSRNVEKFWALNDVSFEVQPGEVVGIVGRNGAGKSTLLKVLSRITEPTKGRVEMNGRVGSLLEVGTGFHPELTGRENIFLNGAILGMSRKDILRNFDAIVAFSEIEKFLDTPVKRYSSGMYVRLAFAVASHLEPEILVVDEVLAVGDAAFQKKCLNKMDQVSRSGRTVLFVSHTMSAIKSLCTRALLIEGGRVALDGNVDEVVNHHLAASAESARTGVIPENAVRQNDVKDQARFRSVKLTTASGDAVAQVYFGQKFRVTFVCEVLRRIEQAIFEVSISTLDGTQVTYSTTLDGEQGPISLSEGLHEVSAEIDIMLLPRDYTIDLGVHHLDGTTVDLVRRTYDFTVLRVAEYGNDHYPWPRTRGMVRAQTEWELEGSTAGTPTRSAG
- a CDS encoding glycosyltransferase — translated: MSQVDVFVPCYNYGRYLRGCVESILEQEGVQVRVVILDDCSSDDSSDVGQALAEADQRVEYRRHSVNLGHIATYNEGIDWAEGDYTLLLSADDQLTPGALARAAGLMDRNPEVGFTYGRVIKTEDPQRETRIIDNYYESKTIKGNEFIELCCQGTSYGENIVPTPTAVVRTTLQKQLGGYRKELPHTGDFEMWLRFAAHAEVGKVEVEQAYYRFHTNNMFRDYIGVKDIQQRIEAWDTLFREYGDRLEQHDRLRRLSRRRTAEAVFWQASDVFAQGDSANCQTLLDFALSIDPTLKDWSSWHRLRIKRALGLTVWKAVDPLVRRLTGRSEPDSSESLGKSEGVER